A single region of the Halorussus gelatinilyticus genome encodes:
- a CDS encoding DUF1156 domain-containing protein: MSEQSGSSQNRQERTELPIERGFPIERVNEIAEKEGRAQMYYRPVYAMHKWWARRLGSVFRAISLYTLLDDPEGVSVFEPGHEGGTLADYGDDADGESDLDVASLLERVDMTDPESLWELYPKDVRVEDKKILDPFMGGGTSLVEASRFGAEVVGNDLNPVAWFTTKKELEAGQTDVEELEAAFEQVKEDVADEITQYYKTPCPNGDHDADVMYNFWVKELDCVSCGHTVPLFGDYRVAKGRYENDEKYNVLCPDCGAVTLVDDWQSESMCNDCGHGFTPKDGNVGRSKYNCPDCGQKYSITDAIDEQGGYDLRLYAIEYYCSDCDAAGEAKSQYKGYKRAEESDFDLVESAREEWEDSPELHEFVPQEKIPEGAITAASSVSGNDIFRHGYEDWSDLFSTRQLLSLSKLLKSIDEIEDDKLRELLLLAFSGSLRYTNFLVGYHHTRNHIHDIFKTNSFNSPTKPTEGNVWGTEYGLGSFASTYESIRRGVEYANSPTERYMDGGEMVESEKFAQPIGDDATVLQGDMRELEYEDEFDAVITDPPYYDNIIYSEVSDYFYVWQKILLEDEYSGFDKDKTPRAESIVTNPYLDKTAEDFESELGQAFSVIRRALKDNGTLTFTYHHSDSESWGELLESLCNVGFEVTATYPITADINKFIEGEAVTFDIVVVARPIDDTEPASWNSLRRDIYRTARRTRQKLEENRDLSRGDIGVMEMGACFREYSKHHGKVQRDGEIMSAKEVVQEIYGIIQEASDIGVEDVFIDLLDTSNPSFDDVNKLCRGTNATPEDLKETHLYNQDDGFELGTWDNEKRQAYIQERVNGDGGEHLSNLDKLQFLRYRYEKGQAVQNYVEKWDVDDDLRELAGRLADVTGDGTYTRVLGDRDITSYGE, from the coding sequence ATGTCTGAACAATCTGGGTCTTCACAGAATCGGCAGGAGCGGACGGAACTCCCCATCGAACGCGGGTTCCCTATCGAGCGCGTGAACGAGATTGCCGAGAAGGAGGGGCGAGCGCAGATGTACTACCGTCCGGTCTACGCGATGCACAAATGGTGGGCACGACGTCTGGGCTCTGTCTTCCGTGCCATCTCTCTCTACACCCTACTGGATGATCCGGAGGGAGTCTCGGTATTTGAACCGGGCCACGAGGGAGGCACGCTCGCAGACTACGGCGACGACGCCGACGGCGAGTCCGACCTCGACGTCGCGTCACTCCTCGAACGCGTGGACATGACCGACCCGGAGAGCCTCTGGGAGCTGTACCCCAAAGACGTCCGCGTTGAGGATAAAAAGATCCTCGACCCGTTCATGGGCGGTGGTACGTCGCTCGTGGAGGCCTCTCGCTTTGGTGCGGAGGTCGTCGGCAACGACCTGAATCCCGTCGCGTGGTTCACGACGAAGAAGGAGCTCGAAGCCGGTCAGACCGACGTTGAGGAACTCGAAGCGGCCTTCGAGCAGGTGAAGGAGGACGTCGCCGACGAGATTACGCAGTACTACAAGACACCCTGTCCGAACGGCGACCACGACGCAGACGTGATGTACAACTTCTGGGTGAAAGAGCTAGACTGCGTTTCCTGTGGACATACGGTTCCATTGTTCGGTGATTATCGTGTAGCAAAAGGGCGATACGAGAACGATGAAAAATATAATGTTCTTTGTCCAGACTGTGGTGCAGTTACCCTTGTAGACGATTGGCAGTCTGAGAGTATGTGTAACGACTGTGGGCACGGATTCACCCCAAAGGATGGGAATGTGGGCCGGAGTAAATACAATTGCCCAGATTGTGGTCAGAAGTATAGTATTACAGATGCGATAGATGAGCAAGGCGGGTACGATCTTCGCCTTTATGCAATTGAGTATTACTGTAGCGACTGTGATGCCGCCGGAGAAGCAAAGAGCCAATATAAGGGATATAAGCGGGCTGAGGAATCGGACTTCGACCTTGTTGAGAGTGCTAGGGAAGAGTGGGAGGACAGTCCAGAGCTGCATGAGTTTGTCCCCCAAGAAAAAATACCAGAGGGCGCTATTACAGCTGCCTCATCAGTAAGTGGAAATGATATTTTCCGGCACGGATATGAAGATTGGTCCGACCTCTTCTCAACTCGCCAGCTCCTTTCCCTCTCTAAATTACTCAAATCTATTGATGAAATTGAAGATGATAAGCTGAGAGAGCTACTTCTTCTGGCATTTAGTGGATCGCTCAGGTACACAAACTTCCTAGTAGGGTACCACCATACAAGAAACCATATTCATGATATCTTCAAGACCAATTCATTCAATTCCCCGACCAAGCCCACCGAAGGGAACGTTTGGGGAACTGAGTATGGTTTAGGCTCGTTCGCGTCTACGTATGAGAGTATCCGCCGCGGTGTGGAATATGCTAATTCACCTACTGAACGATATATGGATGGTGGTGAGATGGTGGAATCGGAAAAATTCGCACAGCCGATTGGAGATGATGCCACCGTGCTTCAGGGAGATATGCGAGAGTTAGAATACGAGGACGAATTTGATGCGGTAATTACTGATCCCCCGTACTACGACAATATTATCTACTCAGAAGTATCTGATTACTTTTACGTTTGGCAGAAAATTCTGCTTGAAGATGAATATTCGGGCTTTGATAAAGATAAAACACCCCGTGCAGAGTCTATCGTCACAAATCCCTACTTGGACAAGACAGCGGAAGACTTCGAATCCGAACTTGGACAGGCATTTTCAGTAATCAGGCGAGCGCTCAAGGACAACGGCACGCTCACGTTCACCTATCACCACAGCGACTCCGAGTCGTGGGGTGAACTCCTTGAATCGTTGTGTAACGTTGGTTTCGAAGTTACTGCGACATACCCGATTACTGCGGATATCAACAAATTCATCGAAGGTGAAGCAGTGACTTTTGACATCGTCGTCGTCGCCCGCCCCATCGACGATACCGAACCTGCATCGTGGAACTCCCTCCGCCGCGATATCTACCGTACGGCCCGCCGTACCCGCCAGAAACTCGAAGAGAACCGTGACCTCTCCCGCGGCGATATCGGCGTGATGGAGATGGGCGCGTGTTTCCGCGAGTACTCCAAGCATCACGGGAAGGTACAGCGTGATGGCGAGATCATGAGCGCGAAGGAGGTCGTTCAGGAGATCTACGGCATCATCCAGGAGGCCAGCGACATCGGCGTCGAAGACGTGTTCATCGACCTGCTCGACACATCGAACCCCTCCTTCGACGACGTCAACAAGCTCTGCCGTGGGACGAACGCTACGCCGGAGGACCTGAAAGAGACGCACCTATACAACCAGGACGACGGCTTCGAACTCGGCACCTGGGACAACGAGAAGCGCCAGGCCTACATCCAGGAGCGCGTCAACGGCGACGGCGGCGAACACCTCTCGAACCTCGATAAGCTCCAGTTCCTGCGGTATCGCTACGAGAAGGGGCAGGCGGTCCAGAACTACGTCGAAAAGTGGGACGTCGATGACGACCTGCGCGAACTCGCCGGTCGGCTCGCCGACGTGACCGGTGACGGCACGTACACGCGCGTGCTCGGGGATCGAGACATCACGAGTTACGGCGAATAG
- a CDS encoding DUF262 domain-containing protein yields the protein MKADTLDLKDIFRKDTRYVVPRFQRPYVWKEEEHWKPLWEDLQLVVDELMDRQAGASNQIERQEAQQDTSPHFLGAIVLDQQSTPTQKLETREIIDGQQRLITLQVLLSAVHSVATDLAHEESASLVEKLMYNDTDLTTTDTDRLKVWPIEADQDAFIDVLTFSDPESEHSELDGDDNLEECFRYFRDEIREWAESGDEPTEEHLDALVTTMWHLLRVVVIDLESNDDAQVIFETLNARGTPLLAADLIKNYLFREATIQQDDPGDLHDKYWKQFDEDEWRVDVSQGRLDRPKIDVFIMHWLTIEMSQQVRAKKLFPAFRKYLDRTDNSVEEIVKDIDYYASIYETISEPDRGSREGIFFHRLDILDTTTPYPVLLWIFGHEDIPKEQRVKAVEAIESWLMRRMLSRLTSKNYNKVFIELLDELKERDSEYVGDVVVEFFRGKEGESDYWPGNDKLTDSMVNKEYWAVINQRRLKMVFAAIERELRNTGYSETVEFTQDLEIEHILPQKWSTHWSLPGDRPAEVERMERDDAKDRIGNLTILTDKLNPSISNAAWDDKREAVQEHTVLRLNKHLVTNWPDEWNEDTIAERGEWLAKQASEVWPEPGSEYWDR from the coding sequence ATGAAAGCAGACACCCTCGATCTAAAGGATATCTTTCGGAAGGACACTCGGTACGTCGTTCCACGGTTTCAGCGGCCGTACGTGTGGAAGGAGGAAGAACACTGGAAGCCGCTCTGGGAGGATCTCCAACTTGTCGTGGATGAACTGATGGATCGACAAGCAGGGGCGAGTAACCAAATCGAACGACAGGAAGCGCAACAGGACACCTCCCCGCACTTCCTGGGAGCAATCGTCCTCGATCAGCAATCGACGCCGACGCAAAAGCTTGAGACGCGCGAGATCATCGACGGCCAGCAGCGCTTGATCACACTCCAAGTTCTGCTGTCTGCTGTGCATTCCGTGGCGACTGATCTCGCTCACGAGGAGTCGGCGTCGTTGGTGGAGAAGCTGATGTACAACGACACGGATCTGACCACCACCGATACGGACCGGCTGAAGGTCTGGCCGATCGAAGCCGATCAGGACGCGTTCATCGACGTGCTAACCTTCTCGGACCCGGAATCGGAGCACTCCGAACTCGATGGCGACGACAATTTGGAGGAGTGCTTCCGGTACTTCAGAGACGAAATTCGGGAGTGGGCAGAATCTGGAGACGAACCCACCGAAGAACATCTCGATGCGCTCGTCACGACGATGTGGCACCTGCTCCGTGTCGTCGTTATCGACCTCGAATCCAACGACGACGCACAGGTGATCTTCGAGACCCTGAACGCCCGCGGAACACCGCTACTCGCCGCCGACCTGATCAAGAACTACCTCTTCCGAGAGGCGACGATCCAGCAGGACGACCCTGGCGACCTCCACGACAAGTACTGGAAGCAGTTCGACGAAGACGAATGGCGCGTCGATGTCTCGCAGGGACGGCTCGATCGTCCGAAAATAGACGTATTCATCATGCACTGGCTCACGATAGAGATGAGCCAGCAGGTCCGCGCGAAGAAGCTCTTCCCGGCGTTCCGGAAGTACCTCGATAGGACCGACAACTCGGTCGAAGAGATCGTGAAGGACATCGACTACTACGCGTCCATCTACGAGACCATCTCTGAACCCGACCGTGGGTCTCGGGAGGGTATCTTCTTCCACCGACTGGATATCCTCGATACGACGACGCCGTACCCGGTTCTCCTCTGGATCTTCGGCCACGAGGACATCCCGAAGGAACAGCGGGTGAAAGCCGTCGAAGCAATCGAGAGCTGGCTGATGCGTCGGATGCTCTCCCGACTGACGTCAAAGAACTACAACAAGGTCTTCATCGAGCTGCTGGACGAACTCAAGGAGCGAGACAGCGAGTACGTCGGCGACGTCGTCGTCGAATTCTTCCGGGGCAAAGAGGGTGAGAGCGACTACTGGCCCGGTAACGACAAGCTGACGGACTCGATGGTGAACAAGGAGTACTGGGCCGTCATCAACCAGCGACGCCTCAAAATGGTGTTTGCGGCCATCGAACGCGAGTTGCGTAACACCGGGTACAGCGAGACGGTAGAGTTCACTCAGGATCTGGAGATTGAGCATATTCTCCCGCAGAAGTGGTCCACCCACTGGTCGCTCCCAGGAGACCGACCCGCTGAAGTCGAACGGATGGAACGTGACGATGCAAAGGACCGAATCGGGAATCTGACTATCCTCACTGATAAGCTAAACCCCTCTATTTCGAATGCAGCGTGGGACGATAAACGAGAGGCGGTTCAGGAGCACACTGTCCTGCGGCTGAACAAGCACCTGGTTACGAATTGGCCTGACGAATGGAACGAAGACACGATTGCTGAGCGTGGCGAGTGGCTCGCAAAGCAAGCGAGTGAGGTCTGGCCCGAACCGGGTTCAGAGTACTGGGACAGATAG